From the genome of Deltaproteobacteria bacterium, one region includes:
- a CDS encoding ABC transporter ATP-binding protein, which translates to MPHGSIRPRRCATSRPERRKRREDTLLLELKNIFKSFRHDGNVIEVLKGIDLVVGEGESLAITGASGVGKSTLLNVMGTLEPPTRGEILFRGRNVSELDNVELCRLRNRDIGFVFQFHHLLPELNALENTAMPAMIARISRKEAREMAERILKRVGLGHRLSHRVGELSGGEQQRVAIARALVMRPKILLADEPTGNLDKATGEGIIDLLLQLNRDENLALIVATHNTLFAAKLSRHMEMTDGRIQ; encoded by the coding sequence ATGCCTCACGGCTCAATCCGGCCGAGGCGCTGCGCTACGAGTAGGCCCGAAAGAAGAAAGCGCCGGGAGGACACCCTATTGCTTGAGCTTAAAAACATCTTTAAGTCCTTCAGGCACGATGGAAACGTGATCGAGGTACTTAAGGGCATTGACCTGGTGGTCGGAGAGGGGGAAAGCCTGGCCATCACAGGGGCATCCGGCGTGGGGAAATCCACCCTGCTCAACGTCATGGGCACGCTGGAACCGCCGACCCGTGGGGAAATCCTGTTTCGGGGTCGAAACGTAAGCGAACTGGACAACGTTGAGCTTTGCCGCTTAAGGAACCGGGACATCGGTTTCGTGTTCCAGTTCCATCATCTGCTGCCCGAACTCAATGCCCTGGAAAACACCGCCATGCCGGCCATGATCGCCCGGATCAGCCGGAAAGAGGCCAGAGAAATGGCCGAGAGAATCCTAAAAAGGGTGGGCCTGGGCCACCGCCTGAGCCACCGTGTGGGTGAGCTTTCCGGCGGCGAACAGCAACGGGTGGCCATTGCCCGGGCCCTGGTTATGAGACCGAAAATCCTTTTGGCGGACGAACCCACGGGAAACCTGGACAAGGCAACTGGAGAAGGAATCATTGACCTCTTGCTTCAGCTGAACAGGGATGAGAACCTGGCCCTCATCGTGGCCACCCATAACACCCTGTTTGCGGCGAAATTGTCACGACACATGGAGATGACGGATGGTCGAATTCAATGA
- a CDS encoding lipoprotein-releasing ABC transporter permease subunit: MLFEFFLGLRYLKAKRRQTFISVITVISIAGVMVGVMALIVVLSVMNGFTADLMSKILGVNSHLLVRSYGGAFGGYQAVSKKVSGVKGVLATTPFIYSQVMINSMGYASGAVLRGLDTRTAGDVIAIGSMIREGSLSSLDMVHGGLPGIILGKELAKQLGVGPGDTVTMLAPQGKLTPLGRVPNSRKYMVTALFDSGMYEYDATMAYTSLREAQDFLGLDNRVTGIEVKVVDVERADRIGASIAAKLGYPYWTQDWKQMNKALVSALKLEKIVMFVILIMIVLVGALNIISTLVMVVMEKTRDVAILRAMGASPRSIMTIFVFQGLLVGIVGTVVGLLAGLGLCRLLAKYKFIHLPADVYYISTLPVKVETWDVLFVTLSALIISFLATLYPAWHASRLNPAEALRYE; encoded by the coding sequence ATGCTTTTCGAATTCTTTTTGGGACTCAGATACCTGAAGGCCAAGCGCCGGCAGACCTTCATATCGGTGATCACGGTGATCTCGATCGCCGGAGTGATGGTGGGGGTGATGGCCTTGATCGTGGTCCTCTCGGTCATGAACGGATTCACGGCCGATCTCATGTCCAAGATCCTGGGGGTGAATTCCCATCTCCTGGTCCGCAGTTACGGCGGTGCCTTCGGCGGTTATCAAGCCGTCTCGAAAAAGGTCTCGGGGGTCAAGGGGGTTTTGGCGACGACCCCTTTCATCTACAGCCAGGTTATGATAAACAGTATGGGATACGCCTCAGGCGCTGTGCTCAGGGGCCTGGATACCCGAACAGCGGGAGATGTCATCGCCATCGGCTCCATGATCAGGGAAGGGAGCCTTTCCTCGCTGGACATGGTCCATGGTGGACTTCCGGGGATCATCCTGGGGAAAGAGTTGGCCAAGCAATTGGGTGTCGGTCCGGGGGATACGGTCACCATGCTCGCCCCCCAGGGCAAATTGACACCCCTTGGGAGAGTGCCAAACAGCCGAAAATACATGGTCACCGCCCTCTTCGATTCAGGCATGTATGAATACGATGCCACCATGGCCTACACTTCCCTGAGAGAGGCCCAGGATTTCCTTGGGCTGGACAACCGGGTCACGGGTATCGAGGTCAAGGTGGTCGATGTGGAGAGAGCGGATCGGATCGGGGCCTCCATCGCCGCGAAACTCGGATATCCTTACTGGACCCAGGACTGGAAACAAATGAACAAGGCCCTGGTTTCCGCACTCAAGCTGGAAAAGATCGTCATGTTCGTGATCCTGATCATGATCGTTCTGGTGGGGGCCCTCAATATCATCAGCACACTGGTAATGGTGGTGATGGAAAAGACCCGTGACGTGGCGATCCTCAGGGCCATGGGAGCTTCCCCCCGGAGCATCATGACCATCTTCGTGTTTCAGGGACTCTTGGTGGGCATCGTTGGAACCGTGGTGGGATTGCTGGCAGGATTGGGGCTCTGCCGCCTCCTGGCCAAGTATAAATTTATCCACCTGCCGGCGGACGTCTATTACATCTCCACCCTTCCCGTGAAAGTGGAAACCTGGGATGTCCTTTTCGTGACCTTGTCCGCGCTGATTATTTCATTCCTGGCCACCCTCTACCCTGCGTGGCATGCCTCACGGCTCAATCCGGCCGAGGCGCTGCGCTACGAGTAG